The Carassius gibelio isolate Cgi1373 ecotype wild population from Czech Republic chromosome A19, carGib1.2-hapl.c, whole genome shotgun sequence genome segment agtggagatgctggagagaggaataatgtgtctggtgagatgggctgtgtctctggtgtttccggtggctgtgatgtgttgtcctggcttccctggctgttttccagaaagtcatccctgggtgctgaatcttgtagctgttttgatacatcacagtctgtctgtgaggagctctgtgggcatggctcagcagggatagtgtccaTGACCAGTACTTGTTTTGGCTgtatggtgttatcagtgtccttgtgggatatgtcaaccacatgatggctcggacctggtgtgtgtgtgctgaatggattgacacactctgctgaaggatgacggaagggagaagtagatattgtccttaagcactctagcaccaagtttgtttgggtggaggccatctggtttaaacagttgtctatggccccagaaaagattgaagttgtcgatgaaattcactccttttatactgcaagatctttgtagccatgtgttcagtcCAAGCatccgtgaaaacatatttgttccccttgctgggagtggtccactgatgaacgactgaactttgagtcttcgaagtgtttcaaagtgttcaatgaagtccttcttaaggagttctgactgctctttccgaatatcattcttccccagaTGGATGTTGATTCGATTTGCAgttttgtgcttcatcagaatgttctgaagttccttgttcacatcagagaccgttgcttgaggaaggcagcatgttgttgtagtcctgttactgatgtttctgataacagagtcacccactatcagagtcctgggctcggctgcactctgagctgaatgccgctgtctgctcatccttgagcgcctgttagtagtggtgttagctgctggctgatccgaTCCATGTTGAATCACATTTGGGAGTTCCTCATCCCCATTCATAAATGCTTgaaatctgttctcaagatgtatagggggtggtagaataccagttTTTACAAgtcttgtcatagtcgaatctggggtagaggaagctatggcagcaatgcgagaaactcgtgacaatctgatatctcgTGTACCACAGGAACCTTTTcttagtaccagaactaattgtggaactacccacttttgggcATCCTCACAACACAGGAACTGGGTGTGATTTTAGTACTGGACTGCCTTTTTCGACCAACCaagagcagggtctaaccagcacaactggtactaaccGTGATGCAAGTAGACACTGATTGGCCAGACGCATTTCGAAAAAACCCTCACCCGCCATGATTTAAATCGCCGTTGTAGCGcagtaaaaacattcataaaagcaGTCGggtttaactgttcatgaggtagtttgcctgggggaagaaactgttcttgtgcccgACTGTCCTGGTGTCTGCGGCTCTGatgcgccggccagatggcaaaagttctcAGTCCACTAGTCCCAGCTGTGACCAGAATGAAATTTAAGGCTTTGATGCTGGCTTTTAGGACTGCCACTTGAACTGCATCTCCCTACATCAATCTTGTTTCATCACAATGAGGCATAAAGTTGCCTTCCAAAACCTTCACCCTCTTTGCTCCTCTTTGGTGGAATGAGCCACCAACCTCCAACCAAACTACAGAGACCAAAGCTTCGGAAAGGTTTGTTTCTCACATCACTAGTACATCATCTATTACATTGCACAAGTGAGTGCATGTCTAAAAGCGAAGTGGATTGCAGCCTTTGTAACCATTAGTCCTtcattagcttgttcaggtgtgtttggttagGGCTGGAGTGAAACACTGCAGGACAGAAGTTGGCTGCCACTATCACAACTTTCAGCTGAAGATACATTGCTCCCACAAACGCTTAACAACCAACCTTCAACCAATGCGCACACCGAAAATACTAGTTTTTTCTTTTCTACATTTATCCTCTGCTCTAGCTTGTTTCTGGATCTACTTTTCTAATAATAGAgtataatatgaatattgatGGTTCTTTTTGAGtctctttgaataaaagtgtttgcTATGTGCATGTAATCAAAAGAGCATCCTGCAAAACGTCTCGTGAAGTGTTTCATTAAGAAGAAACAAGGTCTGCAATGGTGACCAGTGTTTGAGGCTGAGATACTCACAATGGGGCTGCGACTGCGGGGCTGCATGTACTGGCTCAGGGCTCCTCTGCATTTCTCCACCACATGCTCCATCTGCAGGTAGCTGGCTGCAGTCAGGTAGTTCACGATCTCTTTGGCACTGAACTGCAGCATCCCTGTGTAACAGGACTGGAGGAGTTCACATACCACTGCTGAGCTGTGCAACATCGACACCTGCTGGATAGAGAACATTTGTTGACAATCAAAACAACAAATGGTTTTCAAAATTAATATTCAAACTTAAACAAtacatattacttatcaaaaatagGGTTTTGATaaatttatggtaggaaatttacaaaatatcttcaaggaacatgatctttacttaatatcctaatgatttttgactggttttgtggtccagggtcatacacacatatacatacatacatacatacacacatatacatatacatatatatacacatatatatatatatatatatatatatatatagtgaatgtCGATCTACCATCTTCTCAGAGAAGCTAATACAACATAGCTACCCGACCTTGACAGAGATCAATGTTtgtctatgtatgtgtgttgTTATCGGTTCATGCAGGACCAGTTGCGACCAGTCTTCAGGGGGATTCACAAACAGCACCTATGAGTAAAGACCATATGGGTATCTTTCGTCACCCTGGTGTCCGGGAGCAGATATaggtcttaaaaaaataatgttgtgtCAAACAAAGGTCCATTTGTGCATAAGGTCAATTTCATGGTGCAGTTCAATGTGATCCACtaaagtttattatattttacatcatTTAAGGAGGAGGTAACCGGAAGTCACTGACACAGATAAAAACAAATgggaaaattaaaatgtattatatcttCTGGGTGATTGTGATActattttattagatttcatcCACTTAACACAAAAGGCAGACCATAACAACACAGAAGATCAAATGGTTTGCTTCTAATGATGCAGTAACTTATGTGATTTAACTTAATGCGAGAAGCCCCTCACCTGTAGCTCTGATGAGGGGTTCAGGAGAAACTGGTCCCTTAGAAACGCAGAGCAAGCCGCCAGTACGACCTTGTGACCCCTGAACATGCGCCTGCCTCCCGCCACGATGGTGACATCACAGAAGTGCTGCTGCGTCCGCAGGAAGTTCATGTTACTCAGGGCAGTGTCTCCATGCGCAGGCAAACGGAAACTCACCACATCCACATCCATGCTTTCACTACAGCTAAAACGAACAAAACacccatttatttaaaaatgcaatactaGATTAATACAAACAACAAATATCTACACTTAAAATCCTAATGGAGTTTGTAACTCTAAATAACTTTCtgaatatttctgttattttgacCTATTTATTGACACTGGAGGAAATTCACAAATTAACATAAGTCCATGAATATTCTCATAATGCCATGCATTTGACATTTAGAAGAATTCAGAGGCACAACTGTCCATAAAATGAGTATCTGTGTGATCATTGTCACTGCATGTTTATATCATTGTTAAGCTCAAGTAGCTAGCACTGTAACATTAGCATCTTTTGTTTCAGACAGACTGTTTAACAGACCGCCCTCAGTACAATACAAACACAACACTAATCTGATAAACAACATGAACTTACTTGAGTGATTTATCGAGGAGAAATCAACAATCCTCAAAACCAGAGTAACTTAAATCAGGTTTATGGTGTCTAGAGATCAGTGTAGCTGATCCACATCACGCGACGAAACAGCAAACGGAAACAAACACTCGCGCTGATCTCGAGGAAAACACAAGACAAGTCTGCTGTCTTTATGTGTCTGATTTCTGTCATTCAGAACATCGTTTTTCTGTTGTGCTCCCTGTGTTTCAAAACAATTTCAGCTTCGTCTTCTTCTTCGACTTTTTATGTTGGCTGGCAAACCAGCTTTAggtgcatttaccgccacctactAAGGAGTGTGGCGcattaactaaaatattaataatagtaataataactttAGTAGTAATTTTTTAAATCCTGTTTGTTAAGCTTTGTTTAACTAATCTATGAACTGTTTCTATAGTCAtatctttatttaacaatttctgaAGTGAGATCTGATTTATTTCTATATGAAGAGCTTCTGTAAGTTGTAATCTCGTTGTAATAtcctttacattttattaaaatttgttcAACTGTTACAGGAAAATCACATTTATTGTGATAAATGTTGTGTGATAAATTTATTGTGATAAATCTCGGCCCTAGGCGagattttagataaaaaaaaaaaaaaactttactataATATAACATAGCATACAgttatggccaaaaatattggcacccttggtaaatatgaacaacgaaggctgtgaaaatgtatatgcattgttaatccttctgatcttttatttaaaaaaaaaaactaacctttcattggataataagaatttaaaatggcgggaaatatcattatgaaataaatgtttttctcttataCACATTGGCAACAAATAACGGCACCGTTTCATTCAatgctttttgaaacctccatttgccggtttaacagctctgagttttctcctataatgcctgatgaggttagagaacacctgacaagagatcagagaccattccttcatccagaatcactccagacccttcagatccACAgatccatgttggtgcttctcttcagttcacttcTCTCATTTTCAATAGGGTTTAGGTCAGAGGACTGTAAGGggtatagcagaagcttggttttgagctcagtgacccatttctgtgttgtttttgaggtttgtgtttggattattgtacggttggaagatccaaacatggtcaTTATAAAATTTCCAACAGATTCagtcacttttagatttttctttatctgttggcatttgatagaatcaaagatgccatgtgtctaaacaagatgtccaggacctccagcagaaatataggccaacaacatcaaaaatacagcagtatatttcattgtacacatggggtactttttatctctgtgttcaccaaactcaTCTTGAGTGATTGCAGCTTAACAGCTCACTTTTAAGTTTCATCTCACCATAGAAGCCAGagccatttgaagttccagtcagagatattttactgataagaatttctaggggtgccaataattgtgtccaacgagtattgagaaaacatttatttcataactaTATTTccccacattttttatttttattatacaatgaAAGGTtagctttttgtcattttattaaaaataaaagatcaaaaggattaataaTGCAGATTCATTTTCACTGTCTTCTTTGATCATATTCAGCCAAGGGagctgatatttttggccatgactgtaaatACTGATAAGTAGTAAATCaattgtgataataaataaatggagatgTTGAAGCGTCTTGTATATAGGTATTTTATGAGTGTATCTGATACACAACTATGCACAGTGACAAGTACAGTAAAGGGAAATGTGAGCAATATGAAATGCCTAAAGTAGTCTAAGAGACaacaaaagcaacaaaataaaggctacattttgtattttatttgtacatgTTAGCCAGCTAGCTAGTTTGTCCCATACTGTACCTTTCATTTAAATTCTGTGCTTACAGTGGGAAATTACATACttaaacttaattatttcatCTTTTAAATTCTAGATTATAGTTCTAGTGGTCTTTTCCATGCAGGTatccatacaaaataaatatttgtttttgtttttattctgaagAAAAACgttgtaaaatgtctttaaacTCGATAAGTGCTGAAAAACTTCAGGTAATGTCTTCAACGCACTGAAAATGACGTATCCAGCAGGTAACCACGTGGAGGCGCTGTGAACTCAGAATGGTTCTCCAAAAAGTAAATAATCTGCAATATACAACATAGCGAAGTGAATATAACATGTGCCAACCATAACAGCCAAAGTCCCAACTCAAACACTGAATCTTGCGTTCGTTGTAATATACATTTCCTAGTGCTTTTATGGttgacaataatttaaaaagagaTCAAATCTGAACCTCGTGATAGGAAGCAAAATGGCccactataatataaatataattgatctaatatacttttgttgttgtatttcctCAGGAAGGAATGTTAAAATCCTAGTTAAAATCAGTGTTTGCATTTATGTTATTACGTGGATGGTGTTACACTGGCTGATTGAAAACTGGACATACACTGATCAGCCACAACATTAAACCCATCATGGCGCCTGTCATTAAGATCACCCCCGTGTTGCCAAAACAGCTCTGCTGCATTGAGGCATGGACTCCACAAATGTTCATGTGTCCTGTGGCTTCTGCCACCAAGACAATCTGCAACAATCTTTAGGTAGAGCCACGCGTCAAAATAACATCCACATGAATGCCAGAACCCAAGGTTTTTCAGGAGAACATTGGCCAGAACACAACACTGCCTCCATTGGTCCGCCTTCTTCCCATAGTGCATCCTGTACTTGTCAGAGCTGTCAGCTGTTTTAATGTTGTGGCTGATCAGTGCATCTAAACCATAGAACCATTTAAACCACAAGACTTATCTCATGCACTCTAATTCAGATCTAATTTTATTGATAGAATTTATTAAACACGATTTCATCAAGAAACCATTAGATACAGTGGTTGAGAAGTCTTTTAAAAGGGATGAGATGACACCTCTATGTTCAAAAACCTAAATTAGCCTAGTGTGGTTTTCATTAGAACTGTAGATGTTTGAGACTGATAAGACTACTAAAGACAACTGATGTCTCACAAACCATTCCCTTGAAATCATGGGCAAATACTGAATACAGGATCAGGATCAATTCCAAAAACACAATTAATATTGATAACATGTCATTTAACACAAACCCCTGGAAATACAATGATCGAACGGTTTATAATCTAGTAATGAAAGCCATATTCATCAAGCCATGTGATGGAAGAATGTGATCAGTAACATCACTTTGATTGATCAATAACTCTAAATCTATGTTGTTGTAAACTACACTGTATAGTACAGTACATGATTACAAAGACACactcatatatatgtatatatattctaatttcTTTCCAATGTACAGTTTACACATCAGATTTATACAGGTAAACATCAAACACATAGGATTTAATTATCAATGTTGTGTTTCCATCCAGCTATTTTAATCTTGACTCTTGCACACAAAAATATCTCTGAAATACGATACCCATATGAATATGAAGAAACTGTCATTTGCAATCCCCTGTTGAGACGTGTCCAATATGACTCTGTAGCTTGCATTATCATTTGCAGATGACatcaaaacacacatataaagGTATCGAAATCTACATTCTTTGTCACCATTAAACCAAACCGATGAGCATTCATTTGTAAAGGCTGTATTGAGTTCAAAAGGAAGACGTGACCTGTAAGCAATTCATTTATCAGTGTGCAGTCCTAATCCCCCAAAAAACACCTTGCTAAATGAGTCTAAATttgtcaaaatgaaaagaaatggtTGGGTTAAAGGTAAGGCATTTTGAAATGCACCATCATGCAAGTGAACataaataaaactgacattttttCTGCAATATGAGGTTCATGAAAGACACTTTTCTAAATAATTGAGTTAAAAGCGCATGCCTTCTCAACTGTCAGTATAGTTTAAGTGAATTCAATTAAAAGTGTGATGAAATTCAACCGGTATTCTGATAGAAATCTATTTCCTTCTAATAAACTGCCACTGAATTGGTAACGCTGAAGAGAAGTGAAGTCAAAGAGCGACTTTATGTGTGCCATATCTGTTAGTGTTCATTGGTCCTCGAAGAGACATTCAGAAGTTACACTGGAAAGTGCTGTTCACATGTTTGAGTAAACTCATAAAGAAAGTGCTTAATACCTCTTTTTCCCCCAGTGCGTCCCACAGCTGTCTAGTTTTATCATTTATGAGAGACACAAACCCATAAATAtactggcagaaaaaaaaaaaaaaaaagatattaaaaccCAAACTGTCACTGCAAAGAAGAACTGAAAATAAAACGTAAGGCTGATTTTGGGACAGATATGGTAATAACCCAGGACTGAGCCACCAATGCCTCATGTAATGTTCCCTTGTGTAACAATCTAAATACAATAGACCTTCATTGATCTGTCAACCCATAGACCGGGACATGGACACACATCTGGTGTCCAATATCATAAAGCAGGAGCTCTAGAGACACAACAATAACTCCAATTTCACAATGGGTCAATTTAAATCGATCGCCGGACAGTAACAACACAGAAACCTTTGAAGTACGATGCAATGTCCACATGCACTTACAAGCTGGAGATGTTGTGGAACCCATGCATAATTCTAAACTGATGCAAGTACTATTGTTAAGGAAATTTCATGAAGTTTGTCCCATGATTCAAAGGTAATTTGTAGTGCAGACAGTAACTGATGTGAAATTATATGATAACACAAAGAGGCTCCATCTATAGGAGCAGGAAACAGGAGATTTGCTCTGCTGAAGGAGTTTAAGGACAGTGTGGAGAGTATTGGAGGGAAATAAAGAGGAAACCGAGAGAGCTGAAGGAAGGAGGTCTCGATATTCAGTCCATCTTCTCTTTTTGGACCAGTTTTGGTGCGTCTACAAACTCCCGTCCGTTGACCACGATGACAGCGGCCGTAAGAGCACTGGCCATGCCCCAGAATAACAAGTACGCCAGCGTCTCGGTCCAAGTGTCCCCTGACAGAGAGTACCAGATCCATCATTATTCACAAACTAAATATACACTGTACATTTTCTAAAGAAGCAACAGCAATTAAAATCATCGTCTATCTTGCAGCATATAATGGTGTCCACAATAACGTAAAGGAAAAATATTTGACTAATCTCGTGTCACATGTCTTGATGTATTCATATTGGCTCCaagtggattaaaaaaataacaataattgtaaTAACTCATGTGCCATGTGGTGTAATATTAAgtgatattattaaaatgaacattttctttACACATTCAATACAATAAATGTGagcacacatattatatatatatatatatatatatatatatatatatatatatatatatatatatatatatatatatatatatatatatatatatatatatatatatatatattaagattttctttcttttttttaaaacaaatcttatTAATTCAGAAATAAAGTTTTTGGGGAGTTGCAccatttgacatttgacaacctGAACTAACCTTGCATTAATAAAGTTTGTCTAATATTTTAAGAATCTGCAGGGCTctgaattatataattatagcTTTTTTATTTCTTGCATGTTTTTAATGTGGTGTTTGCACCACATGACTTTCTCAGTAGCATCACATGACTTTGATGAAGCAGTGTAagtctatccctcacagcctggTTTTCATCTGCGTTAAACTCAATATGGCATCTCACCTGACTAAGGTCTATAGATTTGGACAAAAACGTGGCATGACATTGACTCTATTGCTTTATTTCACACTGTGTTATAATGCCAGACCTTACCTGCCATTAGGAGACAGATGATGCACATGGAGAAGGCCACCACCATAATAACAGGAAGCTGCAGAAGTATTACAGAGACACATGAATATAAAATAAGTAGGGAATGACCAGCAGCTGGTGGTGTTGAATTATAAATGTGAGGACTGCATGAAgcagctctttttttttattcatcacagtTTTAATTTGAATTCTCTCTCACTACAGGAAGAATGGGAAAATCACTGACCAAGAGGAACTTGTAGTCCTTCTGCACATGCAGAGGTGTCAAGCTTTCGGTTTCATCCACTGTATAGTTTCCAAGGAAGAGATCGATGGAGTCCTGTGGGAAAAGTCAACTACTTCAAACTCACCACAGCAAACCGAGTCTGACTGAAAGACATACGACAAAGAATTAACACGCACTTGTCTAAACCCGTCTGAGAAATTGTTCTTGTAGTAACGGATCATTGAGTTCCAGCCGTCCATTACCAAGCCCCAGTGAGTCCTCTTCCCGGttctgaggtcaaaggtgaaGGTTACAACAGTGGACGCACACAACTGTGGTTATTCTGAAAGGAGTCTGAGATGAATACCTGGTGAAGTCGGTTTTCAATGCTCCGGTTCCTGCGTACTGTTTAGCACAAGCATTGGCATTGTCTGCCCacgctgagagaaaaaaaagaaaataatgaggtttcttgttttattaacagttatttatttacagtttctAGAGATATGAACACACCGTTCTTATAAATCTTCTCAAAATCAGCCTGCTCCTCAATTTTCTGGCCTACGTGGAGGACCCCCATCCTCTGAAACGACATACAGCTCAAAGTGATGTCAAATCGATATTTaaccacatttatttttaaacatctgCACAAAAGCATTTTTACACTTCCTAACAGACGTGATGCAACAAGTTTCAAGTAAGTGGCACTAACTGACTGAAAAACCCAGCACAAAGCCACAAAATTACAGACAGTCAGCTTTCTCGAGTGCGTAAGTGTCCTCAATTGCATCACATCTAGTTAATATGCGTCAGATATGCTATTTGTGATGTGGCGTCACCTGTAGCTGGCTCTGTAGGGAGCGTCTGGCCAGCAGGCTCTGAATGACGTTGGTGCGGTCCAGACAGTCCATACAGTTACTGCGGAAGGTTCCAGACTGCTCGGACGTCACCTTCCCGTCTGAGCTCACCATGAAATACCTACAGAATCAGCGTTCAGGAACCAGATCAAAGTGAATCAGTGACAGCATCACAAACCACAGTCTTTTCTATAGAATGGTACAGAAATGAATACGAACCCAAACTCCTCTTGCATGTCAGAAACGGCATCAACGAGAATCTGGAGGCGATGCCATCTCATCTTACTGCATTCTTTGTGAAAGTCAAAGGCTATGTACCTTAAAAGAGATGCAAGCGTAGCAGATAGAAACACAAGTGTTTTCAACGTTGATTGATAATTATAATgttatgtaatgtaaataaacatgtaaataaatgagtTTTTTGGAGccacaaataagcatattagaatgatttctgaaggaattaagcaggaataaatgacaatttaaaatattattcaactagaaacaagttattttaaattgtggtatttcacaatattactgcttttacttttTAGATCAATTAAGTGAAAA includes the following:
- the LOC127934857 gene encoding phosphatidylinositol-3-phosphatase SAC1-A isoform X2, with translation MSCTKMQDNKTFLSMISNVLNTDGFYFCTDYDLSHTQQRLSNTSPDFQEMSLLERADQRFMWNGNLLREIIAQPELHKFAFPVIHGFIVMKPCCINGKVFEWILISRRSCFRAGVRYYVRGIDSEGHAANFVETEQIVQYNNSQASFVQTRGSMPFFWSQRPNLRYKPKPQISTDTNHMDGFRRHFESQVLIYGKQVVLNLVNQKGSELPLEQAFAKMVNGMENGLIKYIAFDFHKECSKMRWHRLQILVDAVSDMQEEFGYFMVSSDGKVTSEQSGTFRSNCMDCLDRTNVIQSLLARRSLQSQLQRMGVLHVGQKIEEQADFEKIYKNAWADNANACAKQYAGTGALKTDFTRTGKRTHWGLVMDGWNSMIRYYKNNFSDGFRQDSIDLFLGNYTVDETESLTPLHVQKDYKFLLLPVIMVVAFSMCIICLLMAGDTWTETLAYLLFWGMASALTAAVIVVNGREFVDAPKLVQKEKMD